In Candidatus Campbellbacteria bacterium, the following are encoded in one genomic region:
- a CDS encoding DUF805 domain-containing protein, whose protein sequence is MKTLFLGKGRINRITFFVGILAVGLLGFLYTQSASGTYNYGSGDMIVLLPLLLLIYFTIRLCVLRLYDANQSPGWSILLIFPPIAPLVLLVLALLPGTKGANENGPRPSSGISISSRHQNN, encoded by the coding sequence ATGAAAACGCTTTTTTTAGGGAAGGGTCGCATCAATAGGATTACGTTTTTCGTCGGCATACTTGCTGTCGGCCTGCTCGGGTTCTTATATACGCAAAGTGCTTCAGGTACTTATAATTACGGAAGTGGTGACATGATTGTACTTCTTCCGCTTCTTTTGTTGATTTACTTTACTATACGCCTTTGTGTATTACGTTTATATGACGCAAACCAAAGCCCCGGCTGGAGTATACTTTTGATCTTTCCCCCTATTGCGCCTCTAGTGTTGTTGGTTCTTGCACTTCTTCCGGGAACAAAAGGAGCAAACGAAAATGGCCCCCGGCCGTCGTCTGGTATTTCGATCTCTTCCAGGCATCAAAACAACTAG
- the tyrS gene encoding tyrosine--tRNA ligase, whose amino-acid sequence MATEENTEIERKLAAIETVLSRGVETFIDPDGSFKQKLTDKVKGEYDKDIVVKLGVDPTRPDIHLGHAVGLRKLRKFQELGCKVVFIVGDFTAQIGDPTGKNKVRPEVQQKEVESNMKTFLEQIGKILILDKTTFSWIRNSDWFLSPEDLAAAPKSRVKLNTTIEGKKATANIPANSFVGKALYFESSRMQKTHLKKEQIYAITLRSFLWTLKHTTHAQLIERDMFKNRLEDGEELYMHEMMYPILQGIDSYMLAKIYGSCDLEIGGTDQTFNMLQGRNVMRANKTDPQAVLSFDLIEGTDGSEKMSKSSDNYISITDAPNDMYGKVMSIKDHSIGNYFRLAALTPLRDVEKIEKDIEEGLTASA is encoded by the coding sequence ATGGCGACTGAAGAAAATACAGAAATAGAACGAAAACTTGCCGCTATCGAGACCGTTCTCTCAAGGGGCGTGGAAACGTTCATAGATCCGGACGGATCGTTCAAGCAAAAACTTACAGATAAAGTTAAAGGAGAATACGATAAAGACATAGTTGTAAAGCTAGGAGTTGATCCGACTCGACCGGATATTCACCTGGGGCACGCCGTCGGTCTCCGTAAGTTGCGCAAATTTCAAGAGCTCGGCTGCAAGGTAGTTTTCATAGTTGGAGACTTTACCGCTCAAATAGGCGACCCAACAGGAAAAAACAAGGTTCGTCCGGAAGTACAACAAAAGGAAGTGGAGAGCAATATGAAAACCTTTCTGGAGCAGATCGGTAAAATTCTGATTTTGGACAAAACAACTTTTTCCTGGATTCGGAACTCAGATTGGTTTCTTTCTCCGGAAGACCTAGCTGCTGCACCAAAATCTCGGGTAAAATTGAACACGACAATAGAAGGCAAAAAGGCAACGGCAAACATACCGGCAAACTCCTTTGTCGGGAAAGCGCTCTATTTTGAATCGAGTCGTATGCAGAAGACGCATCTAAAGAAAGAGCAAATCTACGCAATTACACTCAGAAGCTTTCTTTGGACGCTAAAACACACCACCCACGCTCAGCTCATAGAGCGGGATATGTTCAAAAATCGTTTAGAAGACGGAGAAGAACTCTATATGCACGAGATGATGTATCCTATTTTACAGGGAATTGATTCGTATATGCTCGCCAAGATATACGGCTCCTGTGACTTGGAAATAGGGGGCACAGATCAGACCTTTAATATGTTGCAAGGGCGCAATGTAATGCGAGCGAACAAGACAGACCCACAAGCGGTGCTTTCTTTTGACCTTATAGAAGGCACTGACGGCTCAGAGAAAATGAGCAAAAGCAGTGACAACTACATCAGTATCACCGATGCTCCTAACGATATGTACGGCAAGGTTATGTCCATCAAAGACCATTCAATTGGTAACTATTTCCGACTGGCCGCTCTTACTCCGCTTAGAGATGTAGAAAAGATCGAAAAAGACATAGAGGAAGGACTCACTGCATCCGCGTGA
- a CDS encoding transglycosylase domain-containing protein, translating to MSKKRFKKRNILIGIFAFVMLVISGGLLWASTLSIPDISAFETRKVEESTKIYDRTGEVLLYDAHANIRRTVIDSDEMSDNIRGATLAIEDQDFYNHIGIDFSAIFRATFANIKAGEYAQGGSTITQQVIKNSLLTNEKTLSRKVKEWILAIKLENEYSKDEILTLYLNEIPYGGTIYGAEEAAQAFFDKPAKDLGIAESAYLASLPQAPTYFLNNPEKLEARKNAVLSKMLKGNYISREEYEEAKEEDVDFNGIAGTGIKAPHFVFYILEKLETEYGKELIREGGLDIITTLDYELQEKIQERVYEYIIDHQEQFDMENASVVVTDPNSGEIIVMVGSRKYDDENIDGAVNVATRSRQPGSTFKPFAYATAFKNGYTPESVIFQPAHTVFNEL from the coding sequence ATGAGTAAAAAAAGGTTCAAAAAAAGGAATATTCTTATTGGCATTTTTGCCTTTGTAATGTTGGTTATATCCGGAGGTCTTCTCTGGGCGTCTACTCTTTCCATCCCTGACATTTCCGCCTTTGAAACCAGAAAGGTGGAAGAGTCTACAAAGATATACGATCGCACAGGCGAAGTGCTTCTTTATGACGCACACGCGAATATCCGCCGCACGGTAATAGACTCTGATGAGATGTCAGACAACATCCGCGGGGCAACCTTAGCCATTGAAGATCAAGATTTCTATAATCACATTGGGATTGATTTTTCCGCTATTTTTCGCGCTACTTTCGCTAATATAAAAGCAGGCGAGTACGCTCAGGGTGGATCTACAATAACCCAGCAAGTTATCAAGAACTCTCTTTTAACAAACGAGAAGACCTTGTCCCGTAAAGTCAAGGAGTGGATACTGGCTATAAAGCTAGAGAATGAATACTCTAAGGACGAAATACTAACACTCTATTTGAATGAGATACCCTACGGCGGAACGATCTATGGCGCAGAAGAAGCGGCCCAAGCGTTCTTTGATAAACCAGCTAAGGATCTTGGTATAGCTGAATCAGCTTATTTGGCCTCGCTTCCGCAAGCACCCACTTATTTTCTAAATAACCCCGAGAAACTAGAAGCTCGGAAAAACGCTGTGTTGTCAAAGATGTTGAAAGGTAACTACATTTCTAGAGAAGAATACGAGGAAGCAAAAGAGGAAGACGTGGACTTTAACGGAATTGCCGGAACTGGTATAAAAGCTCCGCATTTTGTTTTTTATATCCTAGAAAAACTAGAAACCGAATATGGTAAAGAATTAATACGCGAAGGCGGACTAGACATAATCACAACACTAGATTATGAACTACAGGAGAAAATTCAGGAAAGAGTATATGAATACATAATAGACCACCAAGAACAGTTTGATATGGAAAACGCTTCTGTTGTGGTTACAGATCCAAATAGCGGAGAAATAATAGTAATGGTTGGCTCGCGTAAATATGACGACGAAAACATAGACGGCGCCGTAAATGTCGCCACCCGCTCTCGCCAGCCCGGCTCTACTTTTAAGCCGTTTGCCTATGCTACTGCCTTTAAAAACGGATATACGCCTGAATCAGTAATATTTCAACCTGCGCACACAGTTTTCAACGAACTGTGA
- a CDS encoding crossover junction endodeoxyribonuclease RuvC, with product MKVISIDPGYDRLGVAVLEKTGSSKEAILFSECVHSDRESSFEERLFSIVSTFKETINKFSPDELAIEKLFFQNNQKTAMDVSKVIGALEFVAMENKMPVFEYTPLQIKTAITGNGRSTKTEMMKMIPLIIENPKNGSDKKMLDDEYDAIAVGLTHLAIKKTRDL from the coding sequence ATGAAAGTTATCTCAATTGATCCCGGGTACGATCGTCTGGGGGTCGCGGTGCTAGAAAAAACCGGATCAAGCAAAGAAGCTATACTTTTCTCTGAGTGTGTTCACAGTGACCGAGAGTCGTCTTTTGAGGAGCGACTTTTTTCTATTGTCTCTACTTTCAAAGAAACGATAAACAAATTTTCTCCGGATGAATTAGCTATAGAAAAGCTTTTCTTTCAAAATAATCAAAAGACAGCAATGGATGTATCCAAAGTGATCGGGGCTTTAGAGTTTGTAGCTATGGAAAACAAAATGCCGGTTTTTGAATATACTCCTCTGCAGATCAAAACAGCCATAACCGGCAACGGTCGATCTACAAAAACAGAAATGATGAAAATGATCCCGCTTATCATAGAAAACCCAAAGAATGGATCAGATAAAAAAATGCTTGATGACGAGTATGACGCTATAGCGGTGGGGCTAACCCACCTCGCTATAAAGAAAACTCGAGACCTTTAA
- a CDS encoding YebC/PmpR family DNA-binding transcriptional regulator, whose translation MSGHNKWSKIKHKKASSDAQKSKIFSKYAKMIDVEAKKAGGDVNSPGLKAVIDSAKKDNMPNENIDRAIKKATDPNTAAMEEVVYEAYGPGGVAIIITALTDNRNRTAAEIKHLLSKNGLSLAEPGAASWAFAKEEGEYMPNTTIDLSEEDEEKLEEIIDSLNESEEIEEVFTNRS comes from the coding sequence ATGTCAGGACATAACAAATGGTCAAAAATAAAACACAAAAAAGCGAGCAGTGACGCGCAGAAATCAAAAATATTTTCAAAGTACGCAAAGATGATAGACGTGGAAGCAAAAAAAGCCGGCGGAGACGTAAACTCCCCGGGACTAAAGGCTGTTATCGACAGCGCTAAAAAAGACAATATGCCGAACGAAAATATAGACAGAGCCATAAAAAAAGCAACCGATCCAAATACGGCTGCTATGGAAGAGGTGGTATATGAAGCTTATGGCCCGGGCGGCGTAGCGATCATAATTACCGCGCTTACAGACAACAGAAACCGTACCGCGGCTGAAATAAAGCACTTGCTCTCCAAAAACGGCCTCAGCCTAGCAGAGCCGGGCGCTGCCAGTTGGGCCTTCGCCAAAGAAGAGGGTGAATATATGCCCAATACGACAATAGATCTATCCGAGGAAGACGAAGAGAAACTGGAAGAAATAATTGATTCGCTAAACGAAAGCGAGGAGATAGAAGAGGTGTTTACAAACAGATCATAA
- a CDS encoding thrombospondin type 3 repeat-containing protein, whose product MRSIVSRGRMRLRSKEDRMFDVRFKTVPFFFLVLFALAVLSACSSEVDNHSVPEAVDNCQEASNLSQEEDGVVSDACVNGADNGSVIDADNDGVPNAIDNCPEVKNPKQLDEDGDGVGNVCAIDTDNDGISNGTDNHPEVSNPAQEETF is encoded by the coding sequence GTGAGATCAATAGTGTCTAGGGGCCGAATGCGGCTCAGATCCAAGGAGGATCGAATGTTCGATGTACGCTTCAAAACCGTTCCGTTCTTCTTTCTCGTCCTTTTTGCACTGGCTGTGTTGTCGGCTTGTTCTTCTGAGGTGGATAACCATAGCGTGCCCGAGGCCGTTGACAACTGCCAAGAGGCATCTAATCTGTCGCAGGAAGAAGACGGCGTTGTCAGCGATGCTTGTGTAAACGGTGCTGACAACGGCAGTGTGATCGATGCCGACAACGACGGTGTACCCAATGCCATCGACAACTGTCCAGAAGTTAAAAATCCCAAGCAACTCGACGAGGACGGTGATGGTGTTGGCAACGTGTGCGCCATCGATACCGACAACGATGGTATATCCAACGGTACTGACAACCATCCAGAAGTGTCTAATCCGGCACAAGAAGAGACTTTTTGA